In Arachis stenosperma cultivar V10309 chromosome 1, arast.V10309.gnm1.PFL2, whole genome shotgun sequence, one DNA window encodes the following:
- the LOC130934552 gene encoding uncharacterized protein LOC130934552: MAVTSRKSRAPVLRSLSPSPRFCNNNSHSPSPSYSSSGFASSSSSFTSRSTTFFHRATSPTRVNLCGPSSASASSVRFSLDRSISPNRSISVAPRTGAPTTVKRQGQQKRTCMCSPTTHPGSFRCSLHKGFSASSHAAAAPYSPNRLNARRSAMTNSLVRIRGVEGDLVKRALSALIRPSSHQQRRRGDFHPRPSRLSVMSKADEE; this comes from the coding sequence ATGGCGGTAACTTCTAGAAAATCAAGAGCACCAGTGCTCCGATCTCTCTCACCATCTCCTAGATTTTGCAACAATAATTCCCACTCTCCATCACCTTCTTATTCTTCCTCTGGTTTCGCTTCTTCCAGTTCCAGTTTCACCTCTCGCTCCACCACCTTCTTTCACCGTGCCACTTCTCCGACACGTGTCAACTTATGCGGTCCCTCCTCCGCGTCGGCCTCGTCCGTTCGGTTCTCCCTTGACCGGTCGATTTCTCCGAACCGTTCCATCTCGGTGGCGCCTCGAACCGGTGCTCCGACGACCGTGAAGAGGCAGGGCCAGCAGAAGCGGACCTGCATGTGTTCTCCCACTACGCACCCTGGCTCCTTCCGGTGCAGCCTCCACAAAGGATTCTCCGCCTCATCGCATGCCGCGGCGGCGCCGTACTCGCCGAACCGTCTCAACGCGCGTAGATCCGCCATGACGAACTCGCTCGTTAGGATTCGAGGCGTGGAAGGAGATCTCGTGAAGCGAGCTCTCTCGGCGCTTATTAGACCTTCATCGCATCAGCAGCGGAGGAGAGGCGACTTCCACCCGAGGCCTAGCAGGCTCTCCGTCATGTCCAAGGCCGATGAGGAGTGA